A single window of candidate division KSB1 bacterium DNA harbors:
- a CDS encoding phosphatidylglycerophosphatase A, whose translation MSFLSRLCATGLYTGFSPVAPGTVGSALALILAVVLPHPGVLGGALALLVLVPLGVVTATRAEQAYGHDASRINIDEIAGMALSLVGLPRTFVVYGAAFLVFRALDVLKPFPVDELQELPGGWGVMADDLMAGLYTCIGLHVALKMFG comes from the coding sequence GTGAGTTTCCTCAGCAGGCTCTGCGCCACCGGCCTCTACACCGGGTTTTCGCCTGTGGCACCCGGCACCGTGGGGAGCGCGCTGGCACTGATCCTGGCCGTGGTCCTGCCACACCCCGGGGTCCTGGGTGGTGCACTCGCGTTGCTTGTGCTTGTGCCGCTTGGGGTGGTCACGGCGACGCGCGCCGAGCAGGCCTATGGGCACGATGCCTCGCGGATCAACATCGATGAGATCGCCGGGATGGCCCTTTCGCTGGTTGGCCTGCCGAGGACTTTCGTCGTGTACGGGGCGGCTTTCCTGGTCTTCAGGGCGTTAGATGTGCTCAAGCCTTTTCCGGTTGATGAGCTCCAGGAACTGCCCGGTGGCTGGGGCGTAATGGCCGATGACCTCATGGCCGGCCTTTACACGTGCATAGGGCTGCATGTGGCGCTCAAGATGTTTGGCTGA
- the pgsA gene encoding CDP-diacylglycerol--glycerol-3-phosphate 3-phosphatidyltransferase: protein MTLANGLTLLRIALTPLFVALILGENLVSLYAGCTIFVVASLTDLYDGYVARRFGAVSTWGKFLDPLADKILITAALICLAILGYVAVWMVVVIAVRDALITGLRSYAMWKRQPVVTMGLARVKTAAQAGAVYAVMAFLLAERTLAARPSALRVLEAVHRLGLLDKLMFVVTCLTVTTGILYLVDNRAHVRQAVGAMLRALLPRGVRA from the coding sequence ATGACGCTTGCCAACGGTTTGACGCTGTTGCGCATCGCCCTCACACCACTTTTTGTCGCTCTGATCTTGGGCGAGAACCTGGTCAGTCTCTACGCGGGGTGCACGATCTTCGTGGTAGCCTCGCTCACGGACCTCTATGACGGCTACGTTGCTCGCCGTTTTGGCGCGGTGAGCACATGGGGCAAGTTCCTTGACCCTCTTGCCGACAAGATCCTCATCACGGCTGCCTTGATCTGCCTGGCGATCCTCGGCTACGTGGCCGTGTGGATGGTGGTGGTGATTGCGGTGCGCGACGCGCTCATCACCGGGCTCCGCTCTTATGCCATGTGGAAGAGACAGCCGGTGGTCACCATGGGGCTGGCGCGGGTGAAGACTGCTGCTCAGGCGGGGGCCGTATACGCGGTGATGGCATTCCTGCTGGCAGAGCGTACCTTGGCTGCGCGGCCATCGGCGCTGCGCGTGCTGGAGGCGGTCCACCGCCTCGGCCTCCTGGACAAGCTCATGTTCGTGGTCACCTGCTTGACTGTGACCACGGGCATCCTCTATCTTGTGGACAACCGCGCGCATGTGCGCCAGGCGGTTGGGGCTATGCTGCGCGCCCTTCTGCCGCGTGGGGTGCGCGCGTGA
- a CDS encoding thiamine pyrophosphate-dependent enzyme, protein MATIKELAQRGDKLSPGHRACAGCVPIIAFHQVLRSAQGHVVCGCATGCMEVVTTIFPYTAWKVPFIHNAFENVAATISGVEAAYRALKRKGRVGKDIRFIAFGGDGGTYDIGLQALSGVLERGHSMLYVCYDNEAYMNTGIQRSSATPFAADTKTAPAGKVHKGKKQFPKNLTEIVIAHNVPYAAQASVSHWKDLNRKVERALAVEGPTFINVLAPCPPGWRFPQELGIEMARLAVETCFWPLYEYDHGARILNYRPKEKLPLSEWTKHQGRFRHLHRAENAHLLAAAQEEVDRRWELLVRMCEQSAGQK, encoded by the coding sequence ATGGCGACCATCAAAGAGCTTGCACAGAGAGGAGATAAGCTATCCCCTGGGCATCGTGCCTGTGCTGGCTGCGTGCCGATTATTGCTTTCCATCAGGTGCTGCGCTCGGCCCAGGGACATGTCGTGTGCGGCTGTGCAACCGGCTGCATGGAGGTGGTGACCACCATCTTCCCCTACACGGCCTGGAAGGTGCCTTTTATCCATAACGCCTTCGAGAACGTGGCAGCCACCATCAGCGGTGTGGAGGCCGCTTATCGTGCCCTGAAGCGCAAGGGGCGAGTGGGCAAGGACATCAGGTTCATCGCCTTTGGCGGAGATGGCGGCACCTATGACATCGGTCTGCAGGCCCTTTCCGGGGTTTTGGAGCGCGGCCACAGCATGCTCTACGTCTGCTATGACAATGAAGCCTACATGAACACCGGCATCCAGCGCTCCAGTGCTACGCCCTTTGCTGCCGATACAAAGACCGCCCCGGCAGGCAAGGTGCACAAGGGGAAGAAGCAGTTCCCCAAGAACCTGACCGAGATCGTCATCGCGCACAATGTGCCGTATGCCGCGCAGGCCAGCGTCAGCCACTGGAAGGACCTGAACCGCAAGGTGGAGCGGGCATTGGCAGTGGAGGGGCCGACGTTCATCAATGTTCTGGCCCCCTGTCCGCCCGGATGGCGGTTTCCGCAAGAACTGGGTATCGAGATGGCTCGTCTGGCCGTGGAGACCTGTTTCTGGCCGTTGTACGAGTACGATCATGGCGCGCGCATCTTGAACTATCGCCCGAAGGAGAAACTACCCCTCAGCGAGTGGACGAAGCACCAGGGGCGGTTCCGTCATCTGCATCGCGCCGAGAACGCGCACCTTTTGGCCGCAGCTCAGGAAGAGGTGGATCGGCGGTGGGAGCTGTTGGTGCGCATGTGCGAGCAGAGCGCTGGTCAGAAGTGA
- the porA gene encoding pyruvate ferredoxin oxidoreductase, whose amino-acid sequence MAQIVALTGNEAVAEAMRQINPDVVAAYPITPQTELMHKFAEFHADGLVDTELVLVESEHSAMSASVGAAAAGARAMTATSANGLALMWEIVYIAASLRLPIVMAVVNRALSGNINIHCDHSDTMGCRDSGWIQLFSENAQEAYDNAIMAVKIAEDRRVLLPVMVTLDGFIISHTVERLEILQDQQVKDFVGEYRPERYLLDVDHPFTVGPLDLQDYYFEHKRQEIEAEENALPVIEEVSRAYSTLCGRGYDLIEEYRMEDADRAVVAMGSTCGTAKVVVDQLREQGEAVGLLKVRCYRPFPYDRIVAALAKVKAAAVLDRAVSFGAKGGSLYGDVRSALFSNNGHYPVKVIDYIYGLGGRDLEEEHLYKAFADLKRIVQTGRVEFEVGYLGLRE is encoded by the coding sequence ATGGCTCAGATTGTTGCCCTCACGGGAAACGAGGCCGTTGCGGAGGCGATGCGGCAGATCAACCCCGACGTGGTGGCAGCCTATCCTATCACTCCGCAGACAGAGTTGATGCACAAATTCGCCGAGTTTCACGCCGATGGCCTGGTGGATACCGAGCTGGTCCTGGTGGAGTCCGAACACAGCGCCATGAGCGCCTCTGTGGGCGCCGCAGCTGCCGGCGCCAGGGCCATGACCGCCACCAGTGCCAACGGCTTGGCCCTGATGTGGGAGATCGTCTACATCGCAGCCTCGCTGCGCCTGCCGATCGTGATGGCCGTGGTCAATCGCGCCCTCAGCGGCAACATCAACATTCACTGCGACCACTCGGACACCATGGGCTGCCGCGACTCCGGGTGGATTCAGCTCTTCTCCGAGAACGCGCAGGAGGCCTACGACAACGCCATCATGGCGGTCAAGATCGCGGAGGATCGCCGCGTGCTGCTGCCGGTGATGGTCACGCTGGACGGCTTTATCATCAGCCACACGGTGGAGCGTTTGGAGATCCTGCAAGATCAGCAGGTCAAGGACTTCGTAGGCGAGTACCGGCCCGAGCGCTACCTTCTCGACGTCGACCACCCGTTTACGGTAGGACCCCTGGACTTGCAGGACTATTACTTTGAGCACAAGCGCCAGGAGATTGAGGCCGAAGAAAATGCACTGCCGGTCATCGAGGAGGTGTCGCGCGCCTACAGCACCCTCTGCGGCAGGGGCTATGACCTGATCGAAGAGTACCGCATGGAGGATGCAGATCGCGCCGTGGTGGCCATGGGCTCCACCTGCGGCACGGCCAAGGTCGTCGTCGACCAGTTGCGAGAGCAAGGAGAAGCGGTCGGCTTGCTCAAGGTGCGCTGCTACCGCCCGTTCCCGTATGACCGGATTGTGGCGGCGCTCGCCAAGGTCAAGGCGGCGGCAGTGCTCGATCGCGCGGTTTCCTTTGGCGCCAAAGGTGGCTCGTTATACGGCGATGTGCGCTCCGCCTTGTTCAGTAACAACGGCCACTACCCCGTGAAGGTGATTGACTACATCTACGGCCTGGGCGGACGCGATTTGGAGGAGGAACACCTGTACAAGGCTTTCGCTGATTTGAAACGCATCGTGCAGACCGGCCGGGTGGAATTTGAGGTTGGCTACTTGGGACTCCGCGAGTAG
- the porD gene encoding pyruvate synthase subunit PorD, with protein sequence MSLKSWKELATGGVIVEAGNAATYKTGSWRAFKPLWKEERCIHCLFCWIYCPEPAVKVEGGKMKGFDYDYCKGCGICAKECPEKANAIEMVPEF encoded by the coding sequence ATGAGCCTGAAGAGCTGGAAAGAACTTGCCACCGGCGGGGTGATTGTGGAGGCCGGTAACGCCGCGACCTACAAGACGGGCTCCTGGCGTGCCTTTAAACCCCTGTGGAAGGAAGAGCGCTGCATCCACTGTCTCTTTTGCTGGATTTACTGCCCGGAGCCGGCGGTGAAAGTGGAGGGGGGCAAGATGAAGGGGTTCGATTATGACTATTGCAAGGGGTGTGGCATCTGCGCCAAAGAGTGCCCCGAGAAAGCCAATGCCATCGAAATGGTGCCGGAGTTCTAG
- a CDS encoding 2-oxoacid:acceptor oxidoreductase family protein — MARMIEVRWHGRGGQGAKTAAQLLAEAAIEEGSYGQAFPEYGPERTGAPVRAYTRISDAPIILHSPVKRPSIVMVLDQTLLDTVDVTEGMPEDGTLIVNTPQTPEQIRKRLNLTGRKIITLNASQIAQETIGRPIPNTVMLGAFLRATGMLELDTVVADIEHKFARKFSREISEANVKAIKRAYQEVQIG, encoded by the coding sequence GTGGCACGGATGATCGAAGTGCGCTGGCATGGACGAGGAGGACAAGGGGCTAAGACGGCGGCACAGCTCCTGGCCGAGGCTGCCATCGAGGAAGGGAGCTACGGTCAGGCCTTTCCCGAGTATGGGCCGGAGCGGACAGGTGCGCCAGTGCGGGCCTACACGCGGATTTCCGATGCCCCGATAATCCTGCATAGCCCGGTCAAGCGGCCGTCGATTGTGATGGTGCTTGACCAGACCCTTCTGGACACCGTGGATGTGACCGAGGGGATGCCCGAAGACGGCACCCTCATCGTCAACACTCCGCAGACGCCGGAGCAAATCCGCAAGCGGCTGAATCTGACCGGGCGCAAAATCATCACGCTGAACGCGTCGCAGATTGCGCAAGAGACCATTGGGCGGCCGATTCCGAACACCGTCATGTTGGGCGCATTTCTGCGTGCCACCGGCATGTTGGAATTGGACACCGTGGTGGCCGACATCGAACACAAGTTCGCCCGCAAATTCAGTCGGGAGATCAGCGAGGCCAACGTCAAGGCGATCAAGCGCGCGTATCAGGAGGTGCAGATAGGATGA
- the recR gene encoding recombination mediator RecR → MLYPSEAVERAITQLSQLPGIGRKSAQRIVFYLLKVPADEVRVLAESLVRLKERVSRCSICCSITEQDPCAICSDPKRDQRVICVVEEANDVLALERTHEYHGLYHVLGGALSPLDGIGPEHLKVKELITRLHPPVEEVILASNPNAEGEATALYLLKLIQPLGIKVTRIARGIPMGVDLEYADEITLTKALEGRTAL, encoded by the coding sequence GTGCTATACCCTTCTGAGGCGGTAGAGAGAGCCATTACCCAGCTGTCGCAACTTCCGGGGATTGGTCGCAAGTCCGCGCAGCGCATTGTCTTCTATCTGCTAAAAGTGCCGGCCGACGAGGTGCGCGTGTTGGCCGAGTCGCTGGTCAGGCTTAAGGAGCGGGTGAGTCGCTGCTCCATCTGCTGCAGCATCACCGAGCAGGACCCCTGTGCCATCTGCAGCGATCCCAAGCGCGACCAGCGCGTCATCTGCGTGGTCGAAGAGGCCAACGACGTGCTGGCCCTGGAGCGCACGCACGAATACCACGGCCTGTACCACGTGCTGGGAGGCGCACTTTCGCCGCTGGATGGGATAGGGCCGGAACATCTGAAAGTGAAAGAGCTCATCACCCGCTTGCACCCGCCAGTGGAGGAGGTCATTTTGGCGAGCAACCCCAATGCGGAAGGCGAAGCAACCGCCCTCTACTTGCTCAAGCTTATCCAGCCCTTGGGCATCAAGGTGACGCGTATTGCGCGCGGCATCCCGATGGGGGTGGACCTGGAATACGCCGACGAGATTACCTTGACCAAAGCCTTGGAGGGGAGAACTGCGTTGTAG
- a CDS encoding YbaB/EbfC family nucleoid-associated protein: MGLGGLLKQAQKMQEQMQRAQEELAALRVEGTAGGGMVKAVVTGKYEVVEVKIDPEVVNPEDVEMLEDLVVAALNQAFQKVQERAAEEMSKVTGGLGSNLLPGLM, from the coding sequence ATGGGCCTCGGCGGCCTGCTGAAGCAAGCGCAGAAGATGCAGGAGCAGATGCAGCGGGCACAAGAGGAGCTGGCTGCCTTGCGGGTGGAGGGGACAGCCGGTGGCGGCATGGTCAAGGCCGTGGTCACGGGCAAGTACGAGGTCGTCGAAGTCAAGATCGACCCCGAGGTGGTCAACCCCGAGGACGTCGAGATGCTCGAGGACCTGGTTGTCGCCGCGCTGAATCAGGCTTTCCAGAAGGTGCAGGAAAGGGCTGCCGAGGAGATGAGCAAGGTGACTGGCGGCTTAGGGTCCAACCTGTTACCGGGGCTCATGTAG
- the dnaX gene encoding DNA polymerase III subunit gamma/tau, translated as MSYLVLARKYRPMRFEEVVGQQHVTATLRNAISSGRVANAYLFAGPRGVGKTSVARILAKALNCDQGPSPTPCNECSSCREIAESRSLDVLEIDGASNRGIDEVRNLRETLRYAASPGKHKIYIIDEVHMLTMEAFNALLKTLEEPPKHVLFIFATTEPRRVPPTILSRCQRFDFKRIAARDIIAQLKTICQAEGITIPEEALLLIVQKADGSMRDAESILDQLVAYSGDTITTEQVSDLLGIIDQDLFFACSALIREHGSKAALAMADKVFAEGLDFVEFMVGLAEHLRNILITKSLHSTETLDVSDSFAERYMAEAEGFAVEDLMRLIKIASEAAQSLTRVENPRVQFELALLRMVNLDRTVDLGELLSRLDEVKKKPPLSGLLQPTPVPRHQPLRPPE; from the coding sequence ATGTCCTACCTGGTGTTGGCCAGAAAATACCGGCCGATGCGCTTCGAGGAAGTAGTCGGCCAGCAACACGTCACAGCCACGCTGCGCAATGCCATTAGCTCAGGACGAGTAGCTAACGCCTACCTGTTCGCCGGGCCGCGCGGGGTGGGCAAGACTTCGGTGGCGCGCATCCTGGCCAAGGCGCTGAACTGCGACCAAGGACCTTCGCCCACCCCCTGCAACGAGTGCTCTTCCTGCCGGGAAATTGCCGAAAGCCGCAGCTTGGACGTGCTCGAGATCGACGGGGCCTCCAACCGCGGCATCGACGAAGTGCGCAACCTGCGTGAGACGTTGCGCTATGCTGCTTCTCCCGGCAAGCACAAGATCTACATCATCGACGAAGTGCACATGTTGACCATGGAGGCCTTCAACGCCTTGCTGAAGACGCTTGAGGAGCCTCCGAAGCATGTGCTCTTCATTTTCGCCACCACCGAGCCCAGGCGTGTGCCACCGACTATCCTCTCCCGCTGTCAGCGCTTCGACTTTAAGCGCATTGCTGCGCGGGACATCATCGCCCAACTGAAGACCATCTGCCAGGCAGAAGGCATCACCATCCCGGAGGAAGCGCTGCTGCTGATTGTGCAGAAGGCAGACGGCAGCATGCGCGACGCCGAGAGTATCTTAGACCAGCTGGTCGCCTATAGCGGCGACACCATCACCACCGAGCAGGTGTCCGACCTGCTGGGCATCATCGACCAAGACCTCTTTTTCGCCTGCTCGGCGCTCATCAGGGAGCACGGCAGCAAAGCGGCGCTGGCCATGGCCGACAAGGTTTTTGCCGAGGGCTTGGACTTTGTCGAGTTCATGGTGGGCCTCGCCGAGCACCTGCGCAACATCCTCATCACCAAATCCCTGCACAGCACCGAGACCTTGGACGTCTCCGACAGTTTTGCCGAACGTTACATGGCGGAGGCGGAGGGCTTTGCCGTCGAAGATCTCATGCGGCTCATCAAGATCGCCAGCGAGGCAGCGCAGAGCCTAACGCGCGTGGAAAACCCCCGCGTGCAGTTCGAACTGGCCTTGCTGCGCATGGTCAACTTGGACCGCACGGTGGACCTCGGCGAACTCCTGAGCAGGCTGGATGAGGTAAAAAAAAAGCCCCCGCTGAGCGGCCTGCTCCAGCCAACGCCCGTACCGCGCCACCAGCCACTGCGCCCCCCAGAGTAG
- the tadA gene encoding tRNA adenosine(34) deaminase TadA, whose protein sequence is MVMHDGGHETWMEQAFREAEKALAKGEVPVGAVVVYEGRVIGRGHNLVETLQDPTAHAEIIALTAAANSLASWRLNDTVLYVTLEPCPMCMGALLLARVSGLVYGARDPRYGACGSVVDLPSQKELRADIHIVGEVMAERSSALLRQFFATVRKSAAVGQGS, encoded by the coding sequence ATGGTGATGCACGACGGCGGCCACGAGACGTGGATGGAACAGGCCTTTCGCGAGGCAGAAAAGGCCTTAGCCAAGGGGGAAGTCCCCGTGGGCGCCGTAGTTGTGTATGAGGGCAGGGTCATTGGCCGAGGGCACAACTTAGTGGAGACGTTGCAAGATCCCACTGCCCACGCCGAGATCATCGCCCTCACTGCCGCCGCCAATTCGCTTGCCTCGTGGCGGCTCAACGACACCGTGCTCTACGTGACTTTAGAGCCGTGCCCCATGTGCATGGGGGCGCTCTTGCTGGCGCGGGTCTCCGGCCTGGTTTATGGGGCGCGCGATCCGCGCTATGGCGCGTGCGGCTCAGTGGTCGACTTGCCCAGCCAGAAGGAGCTGCGCGCCGACATCCACATCGTCGGGGAGGTGATGGCGGAGCGGAGCAGTGCGCTGCTCCGTCAGTTCTTTGCCACTGTGCGAAAGAGCGCCGCTGTGGGGCAGGGCTCATAG
- the gltX gene encoding glutamate--tRNA ligase translates to MTKEQVRVRFAPSPTGFLHVGGLRTALFNFLFARRHGGVFVLRIEDTDRTRYVEGATENLIEMLRWAGLEPDEGPDVGGPYGPYVQSQRLDIYRHYAQQLLATGHAYYAFDDPASLEKMRQALRAQGRSDQRYDRAHMCNSLTLSDLELRRRIAAGEPYVVRLLVPEDRVIAFEDVVRGRVEIHSSEVDDQVLLKSDGYPTYHLANVVDDYLMAITHVIRGEEWLSSVPKHVLLYEGFGWQMPVLAHLPLIFNPDGSKMSKRDMGKPGQEGRRFDPDVATYRNGGYLREALINYLALLGWNPGEGDERQIFTLEELIREFSLERVNKARAIFDLTKLQWINAEHIKRRSGAELAALVRPVLEARGIGDVDELYLRRVVALLKERVRIIPDFVERGWYFFRDPETYEEKAVKKYWSAETAGLLREFAQVLAGVEVFTSSRIEEAVRSTASRLGVGAEKSIHPMRLAVSGVSVGPGLFELLEVLGKEAVLRRIWRAAEKLG, encoded by the coding sequence TTGACAAAAGAGCAAGTGCGGGTACGCTTTGCCCCCAGTCCCACAGGCTTCCTCCATGTGGGCGGGCTGCGCACGGCCTTGTTCAATTTCCTCTTCGCGCGGCGGCACGGCGGTGTTTTTGTGCTGCGCATCGAAGACACTGACCGCACGCGTTACGTCGAAGGCGCCACCGAAAACCTCATCGAGATGCTGCGCTGGGCCGGCCTGGAGCCGGATGAAGGGCCGGATGTGGGAGGTCCATATGGGCCGTATGTGCAAAGTCAGCGTTTGGACATCTACCGCCACTATGCGCAACAACTGCTCGCTACTGGCCATGCCTACTACGCCTTCGATGACCCGGCCAGTTTGGAGAAAATGCGCCAGGCGCTGCGTGCGCAGGGCCGCTCCGATCAGCGCTATGACCGCGCCCACATGTGCAACAGCCTGACCCTCTCGGACTTGGAATTGCGCAGGAGAATCGCGGCGGGTGAACCGTACGTGGTCAGGCTCCTGGTGCCCGAGGACCGGGTGATCGCATTCGAGGATGTGGTTCGAGGCCGCGTGGAAATCCATAGCAGCGAGGTGGATGACCAGGTCTTGCTCAAGTCCGATGGCTACCCCACCTACCACCTGGCCAACGTGGTGGATGACTACCTGATGGCCATCACCCACGTCATCCGCGGCGAGGAGTGGCTGTCCAGCGTGCCTAAGCATGTGCTCCTGTACGAAGGCTTTGGCTGGCAGATGCCAGTGTTGGCGCACTTGCCGCTCATCTTCAATCCCGACGGCTCAAAGATGAGCAAGAGGGACATGGGCAAGCCGGGGCAGGAAGGGCGGCGTTTCGACCCGGATGTAGCTACCTATCGCAACGGTGGGTACCTGCGCGAAGCGCTCATCAACTATTTGGCCCTCCTGGGCTGGAATCCGGGAGAGGGGGATGAGCGTCAGATTTTCACCCTTGAGGAGTTGATCAGGGAGTTTTCCCTGGAGCGGGTGAACAAGGCGCGGGCCATTTTTGATCTGACCAAGCTGCAGTGGATTAACGCCGAGCACATCAAACGGCGGAGCGGTGCCGAGCTGGCGGCCCTGGTGAGGCCTGTGCTCGAGGCGCGCGGCATCGGCGACGTTGACGAGCTGTACTTGCGACGCGTGGTTGCTCTCCTCAAGGAGCGGGTGCGCATCATCCCCGATTTTGTGGAGCGCGGCTGGTACTTCTTCCGCGACCCAGAGACCTACGAGGAGAAAGCTGTCAAGAAGTACTGGAGCGCGGAAACCGCCGGGCTTTTGCGCGAGTTTGCTCAAGTGCTCGCGGGAGTTGAGGTCTTCACGAGCAGCCGCATCGAAGAGGCGGTGCGCAGCACGGCCTCGCGCCTCGGGGTTGGAGCCGAGAAGAGCATTCACCCCATGCGACTGGCGGTGTCAGGAGTCAGTGTGGGGCCTGGCCTCTTCGAGCTGCTGGAGGTTTTGGGCAAAGAGGCGGTGCTGCGGCGCATCTGGCGGGCAGCAGAGAAGTTGGGGTGA
- a CDS encoding T9SS type A sorting domain-containing protein: MCPPTCGRARLLAPLRHLAVFFTVLLAVTGQSFAGQELSSLAASANGFLVDKRCPSRGQVQSENGRYWCRFRVAAAGDEVRQLVDFCLYEEERQLWKMSVAPGSDLYISNAGVVAFVVHDRHWAGETALVFYSRDGRRLMSLASKGASLFGFSAQGNLFGVCSAAGLQVVAPAADQVTTLEPALQFDFSGDETLVALANPGRVVVKKGQATLFEAATGLASPRAVRVSSRDSLVVVIDRQMLRAFSLATGQCLFADTLTGTAAFRDLRIAEGKIVAGIQVPDKGALQGVLRVLDVAGRVVHEEYGERLVLPQEGGTQRGLRKGADDGIPWPFAPFDSMRTVWNYYEQHMGYDSSSYLHQGLDLSTAIGEPVYAVEPGIVKCVLTLGGPAYWRLAIAPQQVAEPSVGWLYAHLIKESIACAPGDTVALHQYLGQIVRWGDDWGHIHFVQIQDSGLVWRYDDGEWGIVGNPLLSLRPNTDTIPPRILEVFPDSKFGICLNESSVYLRPDSVYGAVDFIVRVVDDIGDGLYELPAFELFYWIVSLERGDLVVRRRLAQRLNHAYPFYGSSHYEEYATLIYKRDKVLPPPEWSPHTRAFFHLLTNSDGDDQLDLSEHQLAFVTTEVPDGRYRIHVLARDLTNSVRDSMDFRVMNFPTRAGRAALPEHLALALEGPFPNPFNSSTRVSYRIPTGGEAELAVFDVAGRQVKRLAGSWHRPGRFSALFDAKELTSGMYFLVLRLGRQSVRKKCVLVR; this comes from the coding sequence ATGTGCCCACCAACTTGCGGCAGGGCGAGGCTGCTTGCCCCCCTTCGCCACCTGGCAGTATTTTTCACGGTCCTCCTTGCCGTCACAGGGCAGAGCTTTGCTGGCCAGGAGCTCTCTTCGCTCGCCGCCAGCGCCAATGGTTTTCTTGTGGACAAGAGGTGCCCCTCTCGCGGACAGGTGCAGTCCGAAAATGGGCGCTACTGGTGTCGCTTTCGGGTGGCGGCCGCCGGGGACGAAGTGCGGCAGCTCGTGGACTTTTGCCTGTACGAGGAGGAGCGCCAGCTCTGGAAAATGAGTGTGGCCCCGGGTTCAGATCTCTACATCTCCAACGCGGGGGTGGTTGCCTTCGTGGTCCACGATCGCCATTGGGCCGGCGAAACAGCGCTCGTTTTCTATTCGCGGGACGGGCGCCGTCTCATGTCCCTGGCGAGCAAGGGAGCTTCCCTGTTCGGCTTTTCCGCCCAAGGAAATCTGTTTGGCGTCTGCTCTGCGGCGGGTTTGCAGGTGGTCGCCCCGGCCGCAGATCAAGTCACCACGCTTGAACCGGCGCTGCAATTTGATTTTTCCGGGGACGAGACCCTGGTGGCCCTGGCAAACCCAGGACGCGTGGTTGTGAAGAAGGGCCAGGCGACCCTGTTCGAGGCAGCCACCGGGCTCGCTTCCCCACGGGCAGTGCGCGTGTCGAGCCGGGATTCGCTGGTCGTGGTAATCGACCGACAGATGCTGCGTGCCTTTTCCTTGGCTACCGGCCAGTGTTTATTTGCGGACACTTTGACAGGGACCGCCGCCTTTCGTGACCTGCGCATAGCGGAGGGGAAGATCGTCGCCGGCATACAGGTGCCCGACAAAGGAGCCCTGCAGGGGGTGCTCAGAGTGCTGGACGTCGCAGGCAGAGTGGTGCACGAGGAGTACGGCGAGCGGCTGGTCCTACCGCAGGAGGGCGGCACGCAGCGGGGCCTACGGAAGGGCGCAGACGATGGCATCCCCTGGCCTTTCGCCCCTTTTGACAGCATGCGCACCGTGTGGAACTACTACGAGCAACACATGGGATATGACTCCAGCTCCTACCTGCACCAGGGACTGGACCTTAGCACGGCGATTGGCGAGCCGGTGTACGCGGTGGAGCCCGGCATAGTCAAGTGTGTCCTTACGCTGGGCGGGCCGGCATACTGGCGGCTGGCCATCGCTCCCCAACAGGTGGCGGAGCCCAGCGTTGGTTGGCTTTACGCCCATCTCATCAAGGAATCGATCGCCTGTGCACCTGGTGACACGGTGGCGCTGCATCAGTACCTGGGACAAATCGTCCGCTGGGGCGACGACTGGGGGCACATCCACTTCGTGCAGATACAGGACTCCGGCTTAGTGTGGCGCTACGATGACGGCGAGTGGGGAATCGTTGGCAACCCGCTGCTTTCGCTGCGGCCCAACACCGACACGATTCCGCCGCGCATCCTCGAAGTCTTCCCGGACAGTAAGTTCGGCATCTGTCTGAACGAAAGCAGCGTCTACTTGCGTCCGGACAGCGTGTACGGCGCCGTGGACTTTATCGTGAGGGTGGTCGACGACATTGGCGATGGCCTCTACGAGCTGCCAGCGTTCGAGCTCTTCTACTGGATTGTCTCGTTGGAGCGCGGCGACTTGGTAGTGCGCCGCAGGCTGGCACAACGGCTGAACCACGCCTACCCTTTTTATGGCTCCTCCCACTATGAGGAGTATGCGACGCTCATCTACAAGCGCGATAAGGTCCTGCCGCCGCCGGAATGGAGCCCTCACACCCGCGCCTTCTTTCATCTGCTGACCAACAGCGATGGCGACGATCAGCTTGACCTGTCTGAGCACCAACTTGCGTTTGTTACCACGGAGGTGCCGGATGGCCGCTACCGAATTCACGTCTTGGCCCGCGACCTGACCAATAGCGTCCGGGATAGCATGGACTTTAGGGTGATGAACTTCCCCACGCGCGCCGGGCGGGCCGCCCTTCCGGAGCACCTGGCCCTGGCACTTGAGGGGCCTTTCCCTAATCCATTCAACTCGAGCACGCGCGTGTCCTACAGAATCCCTACCGGCGGGGAGGCAGAGCTCGCCGTGTTCGATGTTGCCGGCCGCCAGGTGAAGCGCTTAGCCGGTAGTTGGCATCGGCCTGGCCGTTTTTCGGCACTCTTCGACGCCAAGGAGCTGACCAGTGGGATGTACTTCCTGGTCCTTCGGCTGGGAAGGCAGAGTGTGCGCAAGAAGTGCGTGTTGGTGCGGTAG